A stretch of Colletotrichum lupini chromosome 2, complete sequence DNA encodes these proteins:
- a CDS encoding ubiquitin carboxyl-terminal hydrolase, with the protein MDLPTGSPEAPDRAVSSEPSSTRPNPFTDGDDSSRKRRRTSMSGGSRSLSVDSTKASIDTSSSPAANRPDEAATQDSAMKIDTHSSTPQTPERQSTVREPPTEPSSSRVTINLRNATQPDPLSSSPVSPTPRTIPDPPTELSEGVKKSVEDLGEVDMAQAPIEITDTPPSSSSSPQSPEVEVVAITDDDQDAPYDDDVSIIREDAASFDPTPDFPYHEAHESLPDTVTKLVQYLSSQAPPEEAVLESLYAWMVSYVKYVGLVGGRVAYESQVAYHTFWHMFPEIAWALATRKHPIPLETRQTIGQFFHAYARMTAHFVEFDFITAQAFQMSPGDERRQPEFLLFRFLQPLTSFAKREHSRAQNGQIPDEELLSTDMLNTFQAGIGGIKGLIKLAQIHLSNAPRYQHLMDVLAPICSVAAHILQKVVQGIHREASPQSLEMAKVRVADGHLLYNLASNAFSATIENKVTQLSNDTTTNLIHSLSEVFKICLNGEHRLATERLRAYQQKHPELPSKFIPEAISLEWRLGIYGKLITSSQMQLRVLAASNMCHDLVTCWKRYSDNEDEECKQFLNYVAEYLLRTKLVDYILGPTCHPEITVESGNIVGFLVVTRLYRSGQTDLLWQTITTAQDPRVSEALIRMTTGITNLFSKEELHYLCEKMQTLPIENFTASLRGLCDQSLKSLQHKTQIAGESQSVLPLSICIRLLRESSIYVSDSVVAYPDVHHFAMNKFRELVRDGIEPEVRKEIYFDCIKDIAAKTSTTLGTLSCLSMALRPAVASELRTLTTDHNLTSLVIDELEHAIEQGKHNGIRRTLGGAVNHSRRDLITNILAYEPSTVTSDLGPRLWDMLVGHGAASQDDRDDGWKILNSLPKTAFGNPFLSVCFSDYLPNLPRNCLCGGALEFVRNAVLPRVNDINDIILDDVESLAQSGVEQLWRMILDAEDGVMVAKDLPFVDAAIQTLVGDIYVDSKSIMAYPHHRACQVHLGLVNRCLEQMLDAAKRLEASDGSKPSDDESMAIISTEEQTLEQERTFSRSLAVLRHFMKAHQAKDHFSAPDLRALTPGSPSIAEGESAELKVQSFDGNKQTDIIPLEVGRQNTAASLLATIRQATGFDNYRIYYRGHPFAPNENNVCQSLEDLKIHDGLILVKREENGTAMASRIKPGASLLEIEILGHFEQLWDYLSMKEVIATEMHTFLTGLPADTHMLATFDSSDASYRQVFPSGQPFKSLYALYAMTEYIGAAGRRLTEAAATLTDAVDADVDAYLDALVRVRALVVVAISDREILGDCASGALQNRLTYNFMNVYGLTFRDPDVDGLDVRPKPVAMAPADRLIEILRSAVSAPSHSGLIPLIASTFSAILRSAAVDSAFWMSLKALPDLEELMGILLLDEPSDAIRANVAKLLEERVIVPYESNTNTNSFCAFLWPMLHRLIIRAAKTPKQCQQVFDLSLVLLHQMAFDEAAVVDIPALASDCGRLLLEHDSTERLGQAGTEDAVANGLVKLIQSCLDEGSDVDLESSLPANLGRKLFWRHLFPQPGQHSLSSIRNFLLSTNTRGILAEIIFDLVRDRDYEFLALIEALESLVPFDEFDNGLLTHSFTTEGRGLCRRTDPYLYELQPSFDRMSAVRAPCGYAGLRNLSNTCYLNSLFTQLFMNTGFRRFMMNARIPAQSNTHGLLRETRKLFAFMQESSRKFIDPSLLVGSIKTYEETVIDVHNQMDVDEFYNLLFDRWEGQLSTADDRKTLRSFYGGQLVQQVASKECEHVSDRLEPFSAIQCDIKGKSTLQDSLQAYVDGEIMEGDNKYKCSSCDRHVDAVKRACLKDIPDNLIFHLKRFDFNLRTLMRSKINDYFSFPTQIDMRPYTVGHLDSPSEPGEEDMFELVGVLVHAGTAESGHYYSYIRERPTAASSEAWFEFNDDLVTPWDPTKMEESTFGGTDGSLETGIAYDKTYSAYMLFYQRSSVLKAEQEKLQRQSIPTPLKVEVPLEVIDHINGENTLLLRRHCLYDPNHSKFVLRVFQHAMMRNGGKCSDTHVVEQHAMFMFLGHLDQVASRTKDLPDFEEYRDEIEHAIVNCANCAADFFDYFQERHEAFRQLLQRNPDPAIRYSIGSLFLTALRQIKTSRPEMWGLSQDELVEDPVIMQCVQLLEALWNNFHANIRSWPEVFQTILAFAQLGTMETAVLMAENWFYRVLRIVFADANMDLPSNYARMLTNVIRRISNTRSTSYEMIIQLIDHFMDALEDVLDVHTIVESAEMRLDIYMEHQAPKMSWTPEEINVLTHEWKLDAGSTFVKKLIDIDQEPAYTTSIIKRIIHLSPDMDNRVFTLLRNTITGGAVQYSNAPYIRAAAIYSQESRNAANIQALFRTIAFQCRALQNTDGQAFLEFFRLAYVHLQNEREEIRAMRYPQYVEFIPMWAPPLLGYYDADVRQGTETLLCMWFENHDLLDDEDESLAAAMNATARKLAMSCLVYLQEYFVKRRAQVAKHSTEHLQAIIAKCEPFFGVDLGLENDRLITFAEYQNLYHSVLEPLRRMTVEELEDEGSDWENSCGSSEQLESIADISMQAAGDLPEPDLQ; encoded by the exons ATGGACCTACCAACAGGATCCCCGGAAGCACCAGATCGCGCGGTCTCCTCAGAGCCTAGCTCAACGAGGCCGAACCCCTTCACCGACGGCGACGATTCTTCTAGGAAACGACGCCGAACGTCCATGTCTGGTGGCTCCCGGAGCCTCTCCGTCGACAGTACCAAAGCGAGCATCGATACCTCGAGCTCACCAGCGGCAAACCGCCCCGACGAAGCTGCCACACAAGACTCTGCCATGAAGATAGACACACATTCCTCTACCCCGCAAACACCAGAACGGCAGTCGACAGTTCGAGAGCCTCCGACAGAACCTTCCTCTAGCCGGGTCACGATAAACCTACGCAATGCCACCCAGCCCGATCCTCTCTCCTCCTCTCCTGTCTCGCCGACACCCCGGACCATACCAGACCCACCAACTGAACTTTCGGAAGGTGTGAAGAAGAGCGTTGAAGACCTGGGCGAAGTCGACATGGCGCAAGCTCCTATCGAGATCACAGATACCCCACCTTCTTCGTCGTCAAGCCCACAGAGCCCCGAGGTCGAGGTGGTTGCAATAACCGACGATGACCAGGATGCTCCGTACGACGACGATGTCAGTATCATTCGCGAGGATGCTGCATCCTTCGACCCGACCCCCGATTTTCCGTACCACGAGGCTCACGAGTCACTTCCTGATACTGTCACGAAGCTAGTTCAATATCTAAGTTCCC AAGCGCCCCCGGAAGAAGCTGTGCTAGAGTCTCTGTATGCCTGGATGGTCTCATACGTCAAATACGTTGGCCTTGTTGGTGGCAGGGTCGCCTACGAGTCTCAAGTGGCTTATCACACCTTTTGGCACATGTTTCCCGAAATCGCCTGGGCTTTGGCGACTAGAAA ACATCCTATCCCACTGGAAACACGGCAAACGATTGGCCAATTTTTCCACGCCTATGCCAGGATGACCGCTCATTTTGTCGAATTCGATTTCATCACAGCTCAGGCTTTTCAGATGTCTCCAGGCGACGAACGGCGTCAGCCGGAATTTCTTCTCTTTCGCTTTTTGCAGCCCTTGACGTCATTCGCTAAGAGAGAACATAGCCGGGCTCAGAACGGTCAAATACCTGACGAAGAGCTGCTCAGCACTGACATGCTGAACACTTTCCAGGCGGGAATTGGTGGTATCAAAGGATTGATCAAGCTAGCTCAGATACACTTGAGCAATGCGCCGAGATATCAACATTTGATGGACGTACTCGCGCCGATTTGCAGCGTTGCTGCACATATCCTTCAAAAGGTTGTTCAGGGTATCCACCGAGAAGCCTCCCCCCAGAGCCTAGAGATGGCGAAAGTAAGAGTGGCGGACGGTCATTTGCTGTACAACCTAGCTTCCAACGCGTTTTCCGCGACGATCGAAAACAAGGTAACTCAGCTCTCAAACGACACGACAACAAATCTCATTCATTCGCTTTCGGAGGTTTTCAAAATCTGCCTCAACGGTGAACACAGACTGGCCACAGAGCGCCTGAGAGCGTACCAGCAAAAACACCCTGAGTTGCCCTCCAAATTCATCCCGGAGGCCATCTCGCTGGAATGGCGACTTGGAATATACGGAAAGCTCATCACGTCGAGTCAGATGCAGCTGCGTGTCCTGGCAGCATCGAACATGTGCCATGATCTGGTTACCTGCTGGAAGAGGTACAGCGACAATGAGGATGAGGAGTGCAAGCAGTTTTTGAATTACGTGGCCGAGTACCTTCTTCGAACCAAGTTAGTCGACTACATCTTGGGACCGACATGCCATCCCGAAATCACAGTCGAGAGCGGTAATATCGTCGGGTTCCTGGTCGTTACTCGCCTATATCGTAGCGGGCAAACCGATCTGCTATGGCAGACCATCACCACTGCTCAAGATCCACGAGTTTCAGAAGCTTTGATTCGCATGACAACGGGCATCACAAACTTGTTCTCCAAGGAGGAGCTGCACTACTTGTGCGAGAAGATGCAAACCTTGCCCATCGAGAATTTCACCGCATCTTTACGGGGACTTTGCGACCAAAGCCTGAAGTCTCTTCAGCACAAAACCCAAATTGCGGGCGAGTCGCAGAGCGTGCTGCCGTTGAGTATCTGCATCCGACTTTTGCGAGAATCCTCGATATATGTTTCGGATTCGGTCGTTGCTTACCCAGACGTTCATCACTTTGCAATGAACAAGTTCAGAGAACTAGTGAGAGACGGTATTGAACCCGAAGTGCGGAAAGAGATCTACTTCGACTGCATCAAAGATATCGCTGCAAAGACATCGACGACATTGGGCACTTTGTCGTGTCTCTCAATGGCATTACGGCCTGCTGTGGCGTCCGAGCTACGAACCTTGACGACAGACCATAACTTGACATCATTGGTTATTGATGAACTTGAGCATGCGATTGAGCAAGGGAAGCACAATGGCATCAGAAGGACCCTCGGCGGAGCGGTCAACCATTCTCGAAGAGATCTCATTACCAATATCCTGGCTTACGAGCCGTCAACAGTCACATCAGACCTGGGTCCACGCCTTTGGGATATGCTTGTGGGCCATGGTGCAGCGAGTCAAGACGATCGGGACGACGGCTGGAAGATTTTGAACTCCCTCCCCAAAACAGCATTTGGCAACCCTTTCCTATCAGTCTGCTTCAGCGACTACCTACCGAATCTTCCCCGCAATTGTCTCTGCGGAGGAGCATTGGAATTCGTCAGAAACGCCGTTCTTCCCCGTGTCAATGACATCAATGATATCATACTGGATGACGTTGAGAGTCTCGCGCAGAGCGGAGTTGAACAGCTTTGGCGCATGATTCTTGACGCTGAAGATGGAGTTATGGTTGCCAAAGACCTGCCATTCGTGGATGCTGCGATTCAGACGCTCGTAGGTGACATCTATGTCGATAGTAAGTCTATCATGGCATACCCTCATCACAGAGCTTGCCAGGTTCATCTGGGCCTCGTAAATCGATGCCTCGAGCAGATGCTAGACGCTGCGAAGCGGCTGGAGGCTTCCGACGGCAGCAAGCCTAGCGACGATGAGTCTATGGCTATCATATCAACCGAGGAGCAGACTCTGGAACAAGAGCGAACTTTCAGCCGATCTCTTGCGGTTCTGCGGCACTTTATGAAAGCTCACCAAGCCAAGGACCACTTCTCTGCTCCCGACCTCCGCGCCTTGACACCTGGCTCGCCGAGTATAGCCGAAGGAGAGTCAGCTGAGCTCAAAGTCCAGTCCTTCGATGGGAACAAGCAGACAGACATCATTCCTCTCGAAGTCGGACGGCAGAATACAGCCGCCTCCCTTTTAGCCACCATCAGGCAAGCAACGGGCTTCGATAACTACCGCATTTACTACCGCGGCCACCCGTTTGCACCCAACGAAAATAACGTTTGTCAGTCTCTCGAAGACTTGAAGATCCACGATGGTCTCATCCTGGTCAAACGGGAGGAGAACGGTACAGCCATGGCGTCTAGAATCAAGCCAGGTGCCTCCCTCTTGGAAATAGAAATCCTGGGCCACTTCGAGCAGCTTTGGGACTATTTGAGTATGAAAGAGGTCATTGCCACAGAG ATGCACACGTTTCTCACGGGGTTGCCTGCCGATACACACATGTTGGCTACCTTCGATTCGTCAGATGCCTCATATCGACAAGTTTTTCCTTCGGGCCAGCCATTCAAGTCGCTATATGCCCTGTACGCCATGACGGAGTACATAGGAGCTGCCGGCCGTCGACTGACCGAGGCTGCGGCGACACTTACCGATGCCGTTGATGCAGATGTTGACGCGTATCTAGACGCGCTCGTCAGGGTGAGGGCGCTGGTTGTGGTGGCGATCTCCGATCGTGAAATCCTTGGTGACTGTGCCTCTGGAGCTCTCCAGAACCGCCTGACTTACAACTTCATGAACGTCTACGGACTGACTTTCAGAG ACCCTGATGTCGACGGGCTCGATGTACGGCCCAAGCCGGTAGCTATGGCGCCTGCAGACCGCCTCATCGAGATTCTTCGGTCCGCGGTGTCTGCTCCTAGCCACAGCGGCTTGATTCCCCTCATCGCATCGACTTTTTCGGCCATTCTTCGAAGCGCAGCCGTCGACTCTGCCTTCTGGATGTCTCTGAAGGCGTTGCCTGATCTCGAAGAGTTGATGGGAATCTTACTCCTCGATGAACCGTCAGATGCAATTCGTGCAAACGTCGCCAAGCTATTGGAAGAAAGAGTCATCGTGCCCTACGA GTCCAACACGAATACCAACTCGTTCTGCGCATTCCTGTGGCCAATGTTGCACCGACTGATAATCAGAGCAGCAAAGACTCCCAAACAGTGTCAGCAGGTGTTTGACTTGTCGCTCGTCCTGCTACATCAGATGGCATTCGATGAAGCTGCCGTTGTGGACATTCCTGCTTTGGCCAGCGACTGTGGCAGGCTCCTACTCGAGCACGATTCTACCGAG CGACTCGGGCAAGCCGGGACCGAAGATGCTGTGGCCAATGGTTTAGTGAAACTTATCCAGAGTTGCCTTGACGAGGGATCGGACGTGGATTTGGAAAGCAGCCTTCCAGC AAACCTTGGCCGAAAGCTGTTCTGGAGGCACTTGTTTCCGCAACCAGGGCAGCATAGCCTGAGTTCGATTCGAAATTTTCTCCTGTCGACGAATACTAGAGGAATTCTTGCCGAGATCATCTTCGACCTAGTTcgcgatcgagattacgagTTCCTCGCTTTGATAGAAGCTCTTGAATCGCTGGTTCCGTTCGATGAGTTTGATAACGGTTTGCTCACCCATTCCTTTACTACTGAGGGGCGCGGCTTATGCAGAAGGACAGATCCATATCTCTACGAATTACAGCCTTCATTCGACAGGATGTCTGCCGTGAGGGCTCCTTGTGGCTACGCCGGGCTCCGCAATCTGTCCAACACTTGCTATCTGAACTCGCTCTTCACACAGCTCTTCATGAATACAGGCTTCCGTCGATTCATGATGAACGCCCGCATCCCAGCCCAATCGAACACCCACGGTCTGCTCAGAGAGACGCGCAAACTCTTCGCTTTCATGCAGGAGAGCTCTCGAAAATTCATCGATCCTAGCCTCCTTGTCGGGTCTATCAAGACATATGAAGAGACCGTCATCGACGTTCACAACCAAATGGATGTCGATGAATTCTACAACCTGCTTTTTGATCGCTGGGAAGGACAGCTTTCAACAGCAGATGACAGAAAAACGCTAAGATCCTTTTACGGCGGTCAGCTCGTACAGCAAGTCGCCTCCAAGGAGTGCGAACACGTTTCTGACCGACTAGAGCCATTCTCGGCGATTCAGTGCGACATCAAGGGCAAGAGCACCCTCCAAGATAGTCTCCAGGCTTATGTCGACGGGGAGATCATGGAAGGAGACAACAAGTATAAATGCTCGAGCTGCGACCGACATGTGGACGCAGTGAAGAGGGCTTGTTTGAAGGACATTCCAGATAATCTGATTTTCCATCTCAAACGGTTCGATTTCAACCTGCGGACGCTTATGAGAAGCAAGATCAACGATTACTTTTCGTTTCCAACCCAGATCGACATGCGGCCCTACACTGTTGGACACCTTGACTCTCCCTCCGAGCCTGGTGAAGAGGATATGTTCGAGTTGGTCGGTGTGCTCGTTCACGCTGGTACGGCAGAATCCGGTCATTACTACTCATACATCCGGGAAAGACCAACGGCGGCCTCCTCGGAGGCTTGGTTCGAGTTCAATGACGACCTTGTCACCCCTTGGGACCCAACCAAGATGGAAGAGTCGACTTTTGGTGGCACGGATGGGTCTCTGGAAACCGGCATAGCTTACGACAAGACGTATAGTGCATACATGCTCTTCTACCAACGGTCTTCGGTGTTGAAAGCAGAGCAAGAGAAGTTGCAGCGCCAATCTATCCCGACTCCATTGAAGGTCGAGGTCCCACTCGAAGTCATCGACCATATCAACGGGGAAAATACGTTGCTCCTACGGAGACACTGCCTCTACGACCCAAACCACTCGAAATTCGTGCTCCGGGTGTTCCAACATGCCATGATGCGAAACGGTGGGAAATGTTCTGACACACACGTCGTTGAGCAGCATGCGATGTTCATGTTCCTTGGCCACCTTGACCAAGTTGCATCCCGAACCAAAGACCTCCCCGACTTTGAAGAATATCGAGACGAGATTGAGCATGCCATTGTCAACTGTGCTAATTGCGCTGCGGACTTCTTTGATTACTTCCAGGAGAGGCACGAAGCATTCCGGCAACTTTTGCAGAGAAACCCGGACCCTGCCATCAGATACTCGATCGGTAGTCTCTTCCTCACGGCCCTGCGGCAGATCAAAACTTCTAGGCCAGAGATGTGGGGGCTGTCACAGGACGAGCTGGTCGAAGACCCTGTTATCATGCAGTGCGTTCAGCTGCTCGAGGCGCTATGGAATAATTTCCACGCCAATATCAGGTCATGGCCTGAAGTTTTTCAAACTATCCTGGCCTTTGCGCAATTGGGCACAATGGAGACTGCTGTGCTCATGGCGGAAAATTGGTTCTACAGGGTGCTACGCATTGTCTTTGCTGATGCCAACATGGACCTTCCCAGCAACTACGCTCGAATGCTTACGAACGTCATTCGTCGTATCAGCAATACGCGCTCAACATCGTACGAAATGATCATCCAGCTAATCGACCACTTCATGGACGCTCTAGAAGATGTCCTTGACGTTCACACAATCGTCGAAAGTGCCGAGATGCGATTGGATATTTACATGGAACATCAGGCGCCGAAAATGTCATGGACCCCAGAAGAGATCAACGTCTTAACCCACGAGTGGAAGCTAGACGCAGGCAGTACTTTTGTCAAAAAGCTAATCGATATCGACCAAGAGCCTGCTTACACAACATCGATCATCAAAAGGATCATTCACCTGAGCCCCGACATGGATAACAGAGTCTTCACACTCCTCAGAAATACGATAACAGGCGGCGCAGTACAGTATTCCAACGCGCCTTACATCAGAGCAGCTGCGATATACTCCCAAGAGAGCAGAAACGCAGCCAATATTCAGGCCCTCTTCCGCACGATAGCATTCCAGTGCAGGGCACTCCAAAACACGGACGGGCAGGCCTTTCTGGAGTTTTTCCGACTTGCCTATGTGCATCTGCAGAACGAAAGAGAGGAGATTCGGGCTATGCGGTATCCTCAATACGTCGAGTTTATCCCTATGTGGGCACCTCCTCTGTTGGGCTACTACGACGCAGATGTGCGACAGGGCACGGAAACCCTCCTCTGTATGTGGTTCGAGAACCATGACTTGCTCGATGATGAAGACGAGAGTTTGGCGGCTGCTATGAACGCAACGGCACGGAAGCTTGCCATGAGCTGCCTGGTATACCTTCAGGAATACTTTGTCAAGCGACGTGCTCAGGTGGCAAAGCATTCCACCGAACACCTCCAGGCCATTATTGCCAAGTGCGAACCCTTCTTTGGGGTCGATCTGGGGCTCGAAAATGATCGCCTCATTACCTTTGCAGAATACCAAAACCTCTACCACT CTGTCCTTGAGCCATTACGCCGCATGACGGTTGAAGAATTGGAGGATGAGGGCTCCG ACTGGGAGAATTCGTGCGGGTCCTCTGAGCAGCTGGAAAGCATTGCAGACATCAGTATGCAGGCGGCTGGCGACCTTCCAGAGCCAGATCTCCAGTGA